One Methylobacterium sp. AMS5 genomic region harbors:
- a CDS encoding tetratricopeptide repeat protein, protein MAENNEFIREVDEDYRRDQIANIWKRYNALIITLAVLLVAGVGGYNYWRHAERTRAEAASERFDKANRLAKDGKAEEADRDFAAIQADGPGGYALLARFRLAAEAAKRDATAGADAYDKLAADTGIGDALRDLARLRAALLRLDGTDPNAALTGLQGLAAPTNAFRHTAREMLGLTALKRGDIEGAGRWFDQISADGETPQSLRQRVEIYQALVAGGAVTVTEAKPENAAPPPITR, encoded by the coding sequence ATGGCCGAGAACAACGAGTTCATCCGCGAGGTCGACGAGGATTACCGCCGCGACCAGATCGCCAACATCTGGAAGCGCTACAATGCGCTGATCATCACCCTGGCGGTCCTCCTCGTGGCCGGCGTCGGCGGCTACAATTACTGGCGCCATGCCGAGCGCACCCGCGCCGAGGCGGCCTCCGAGCGTTTCGACAAGGCCAACCGCCTCGCCAAGGACGGCAAGGCGGAGGAGGCTGACCGCGACTTCGCCGCGATCCAAGCCGACGGGCCGGGGGGCTACGCCCTGCTCGCCCGCTTCCGCCTCGCCGCCGAGGCGGCCAAGCGCGATGCGACCGCCGGAGCGGACGCCTACGACAAGCTCGCCGCCGACACCGGCATCGGCGATGCCCTGCGCGACCTCGCCCGCCTGCGCGCGGCGCTGCTGCGCCTCGACGGCACCGATCCGAATGCGGCGCTGACCGGCCTCCAGGGGCTTGCCGCCCCGACCAACGCCTTCCGCCACACCGCCCGCGAGATGCTCGGCCTGACGGCGCTCAAGCGCGGCGACATCGAGGGCGCCGGCCGCTGGTTCGATCAGATCAGCGCCGACGGCGAGACGCCCCAGAGCCTGCGTCAGCGGGTCGAGATCTACCAAGCGCTTGTGGCCGGTGGCGCCGTCACCGTGACGGAAGCCAAGCCCGAGAACGCCGCCCCGCCGCCGATCACCCGCTGA
- a CDS encoding AmpG family muropeptide MFS transporter has protein sequence MADAANSKTRPEDTPAKAQPRKLRLRDITEDKRVAQMLALGFSSGLPLLLVLGTFTLRLADSGIDIKTIGLFSYVALPYSLKFLWAPSIDRVDVPFLARRLGRKRAWMIVTQIATALALVLMAFADPKDHLALIGLGAFLVAFCAATQDVVIDGWRIEAAGTDLQGIMAATSNLGYRFGLILAGAGALYVAAYGGWTLAYLCMAALMGVGLIAALLATPYDRPREAATGKRDLPAAVRRAVLEPLTELHARMGNALFAVLALVALYRMPDFVSGVMANPLYITLGYGKAEIATIVKLFGIWVGIAGGFAGGWSIARLGMFPTLVIGAFIAAASHLSLAWLALGDPEQWRLAIAVSIESLCGSFAGIALIAYMSSLTTPGFAATQYALFSSLYALPGKLVAGTSGFVVAAYGFPTFFAMTAAVGIPVVALCFAVGRIPQRTAPAESPAEAVPEAVPGNPTAPVGLASAEAGPEIPPKVARAQT, from the coding sequence ATGGCAGATGCGGCGAACTCCAAGACGCGTCCCGAGGATACGCCCGCGAAAGCGCAGCCGCGCAAGCTGCGCCTGCGCGACATCACCGAGGACAAGCGCGTCGCGCAGATGCTGGCGCTCGGCTTCTCCTCCGGCCTGCCGCTGCTGCTCGTGCTCGGCACCTTCACCCTGCGGCTCGCCGATTCCGGCATCGACATCAAGACGATCGGCCTGTTCAGCTACGTCGCGCTGCCCTACTCGCTGAAGTTTCTCTGGGCGCCCTCGATCGACCGGGTTGACGTGCCGTTCCTGGCCCGGCGCCTCGGCCGCAAGCGCGCCTGGATGATCGTGACGCAGATCGCCACCGCCCTTGCGCTCGTCCTGATGGCCTTCGCCGACCCGAAGGACCATCTCGCGCTCATCGGCCTCGGCGCCTTCCTCGTCGCCTTCTGCGCCGCCACCCAGGATGTGGTGATCGACGGCTGGCGTATCGAGGCGGCGGGCACCGACCTGCAGGGCATCATGGCCGCCACCTCGAACCTCGGCTACCGGTTCGGGCTGATCCTGGCGGGGGCCGGCGCGCTCTACGTCGCGGCCTATGGCGGCTGGACGCTCGCCTATCTCTGCATGGCCGCGCTGATGGGCGTCGGCCTGATCGCGGCGCTCCTCGCCACGCCCTATGACCGGCCGCGCGAGGCGGCGACGGGCAAGCGCGACCTGCCCGCCGCCGTGCGCCGCGCCGTGCTGGAGCCGTTGACGGAACTCCACGCCCGGATGGGCAACGCCCTGTTCGCGGTGCTGGCGCTGGTCGCGCTCTACCGGATGCCGGACTTCGTCTCCGGGGTGATGGCCAACCCGCTCTACATCACGCTCGGCTACGGCAAGGCGGAGATCGCCACCATCGTCAAGCTGTTCGGCATCTGGGTCGGGATCGCCGGGGGCTTTGCGGGCGGCTGGTCGATCGCCCGGCTCGGCATGTTCCCGACCCTGGTGATCGGCGCCTTCATCGCCGCCGCCTCGCACCTGTCGCTGGCGTGGCTGGCCCTCGGCGATCCGGAGCAATGGCGCCTCGCCATCGCGGTCTCGATCGAGAGCCTGTGCGGTTCCTTCGCCGGCATCGCGCTCATCGCCTACATGTCGAGCCTGACCACGCCGGGCTTTGCCGCCACGCAATACGCCCTGTTCTCCTCGCTCTACGCCCTGCCGGGCAAGCTGGTCGCCGGCACCTCCGGCTTCGTGGTGGCGGCCTACGGCTTCCCGACCTTCTTCGCCATGACCGCGGCGGTCGGCATCCCCGTCGTCGCCCTCTGCTTTGCCGTCGGCCGTATCCCGCAGCGCACGGCGCCCGCGGAAAGCCCGGCCGAGGCCGTACCCGAAGCGGTGCCGGGGAACCCAACCGCCCCCGTCGGTCTTGCTTCAGCCGAAGCGGGCCCCGAGATCCCGCCCAAAGTCGCGAGGGCGCAGACGTGA
- a CDS encoding sulfite exporter TauE/SafE family protein gives MAGSSSAAARPAKRVEPRTLALVGLAGLLVVAAAALFATLADAGTVQAVRDGLTSRGFWTAAAVGLAAQTVDGALGMAYGITSTTFLLSTGVPPAAASASVHVAEIFTTAFSGVSHWRLGNVDGPLFRRLLIPGVIGAVAGGYLLTSVDGEAIKPFVSVYLLLMGLYVLSRAFRAVKVSHEPPRAVVPLALGGGFVDAIGGGGWGPVVTTSLVGRGQDPRTSIGSVNAAEFFVAVASGLSFTLLGGLTHWTTIAGLVLGGLFAAPIAALLVRVIPARGLMVVVGLLITGLSLVSLAGLFG, from the coding sequence ATGGCCGGATCGTCCTCCGCCGCCGCGCGGCCGGCAAAGCGCGTCGAGCCGCGCACGCTCGCCCTGGTCGGGCTCGCGGGCCTCCTTGTGGTCGCCGCCGCAGCCCTGTTCGCGACGCTCGCCGATGCCGGCACCGTCCAGGCGGTCCGCGACGGGCTGACGAGCCGCGGTTTCTGGACCGCGGCGGCGGTCGGGCTCGCGGCGCAGACCGTCGATGGCGCGCTCGGCATGGCCTACGGCATCACCTCGACGACCTTCCTGCTCTCCACCGGGGTGCCGCCGGCGGCGGCCTCGGCCTCCGTGCACGTCGCCGAGATCTTCACCACCGCCTTCTCCGGCGTCTCGCACTGGCGGCTCGGCAATGTGGACGGGCCGCTGTTCCGGCGCCTGCTGATCCCCGGCGTGATCGGCGCGGTGGCAGGCGGCTATCTCCTCACCTCGGTCGATGGCGAGGCGATCAAGCCGTTCGTCTCGGTCTACCTGCTCCTGATGGGGCTCTACGTCCTGTCGAGGGCGTTCCGGGCCGTGAAGGTCAGCCACGAGCCGCCGCGTGCCGTGGTGCCGCTGGCGCTCGGCGGCGGCTTCGTCGATGCGATCGGCGGCGGCGGATGGGGACCGGTGGTGACGACATCGCTGGTCGGCCGCGGGCAGGATCCGCGCACCTCGATCGGCTCGGTCAACGCAGCGGAGTTCTTCGTCGCGGTGGCGAGTGGGTTGTCCTTCACCCTGCTCGGCGGGCTGACCCACTGGACCACCATCGCCGGCCTCGTCCTCGGCGGGCTGTTCGCAGCACCCATCGCCGCCCTGCTGGTGCGGGTGATCCCGGCGCGGGGGCTGATGGTCGTGGTGGGGCTCCTGATCACGGGTCTCAGTCTCGTGAGCCTCGCGGGTCTGTTCGGTTAA
- a CDS encoding NnrU family protein: MLVMILGLVLFLGTHAFSMARAKRAEVIGRVGEGRFKLGYTLLSVLGLILTVYGYGLYRQEGMIPVWSPPLWTRHLAVLLTLFAFISLAATYLPGHLRARLKHPMLLSVKIWATAHLLANGDLGSILLFGSFLAWAVAARISAKRRALTAGQVAQQHGGQAAPAGWRNDAIAVVVGVIAWFVFGKYLHPLLIGVAAWPGQA, translated from the coding sequence ATGCTGGTTATGATCCTCGGCCTCGTGCTGTTTCTCGGCACGCACGCCTTCTCCATGGCCCGGGCCAAACGCGCGGAGGTGATCGGGCGAGTGGGCGAGGGCCGGTTCAAGCTCGGTTACACCCTGCTCTCGGTGCTCGGCCTGATCCTGACCGTCTACGGCTACGGCCTCTACCGGCAGGAGGGCATGATCCCGGTCTGGTCGCCGCCGCTCTGGACCCGGCATCTCGCGGTGCTGTTGACGCTGTTCGCCTTCATCAGCCTCGCGGCGACCTACCTGCCCGGCCATCTCCGCGCCCGGCTCAAGCACCCGATGCTGCTGTCCGTGAAGATCTGGGCGACCGCCCACCTCTTGGCCAACGGCGATCTCGGCTCGATCCTGCTGTTCGGCTCCTTCCTCGCCTGGGCGGTCGCCGCCCGCATCAGCGCCAAGCGCCGCGCGCTGACGGCGGGGCAGGTGGCGCAGCAGCATGGCGGGCAGGCCGCGCCGGCCGGCTGGCGCAACGACGCCATCGCCGTGGTCGTCGGGGTCATCGCGTGGTTCGTGTTCGGCAAGTACCTGCACCCGCTGCTCATCGGCGTCGCCGCCTGGCCGGGACAGGCCTGA
- the der gene encoding ribosome biogenesis GTPase Der, translating into MDLPTVAIVGRPNVGKSTLFNRLVGRKLALVDDRPGVTRDRREGEGFIGDVAFRVIDTAGLEEADADSLLGRMRAQTEAAILEADAVLFVIDARAGVLPSDRPFAELVRRAGCPVILIANKAEGGAGMAGAYDAFSLGLGDPIPFSAEHGEGLGSLQDALREVLPEPDEEDEDGEGGKGLRVAIVGRPNAGKSTLINRMIGEDRLLVGPEAGITRDSISLDWEWRGRRIKLHDTAGMRRRARIDDKLEKLAVSDGLRAVRFAEVVVVLLDATIPFEKQDLTIVDLVESEGRALVIGLNKWDLVADQPGLLKTLREDCTRLLPQVRGVSVVPLSGLAGDGIDKLMQAVVDASEVWSRRVSTARINAWLTDATQRNPPPAVSGRRIKIRYATQVKSRPPHFALFGNQLDALPKSYTRYLVNGLREAFDLPGAPIRLSLRTTKNPFEKG; encoded by the coding sequence ATGGATCTGCCGACCGTCGCGATCGTCGGACGCCCGAATGTCGGCAAGTCGACCCTGTTCAACCGGCTGGTCGGGCGCAAGCTCGCCCTGGTGGATGACCGCCCCGGCGTGACCCGCGACCGCCGCGAGGGCGAGGGCTTCATCGGCGACGTCGCCTTCCGCGTCATCGACACCGCGGGCCTCGAAGAGGCGGACGCCGACTCGCTGCTCGGCCGCATGCGCGCCCAGACCGAGGCCGCCATTCTCGAAGCCGACGCGGTGCTGTTCGTCATCGACGCCCGCGCCGGCGTCCTGCCGTCCGACCGGCCCTTCGCCGAACTGGTGCGCCGCGCCGGCTGCCCCGTCATCCTCATCGCCAACAAGGCCGAGGGCGGCGCCGGCATGGCCGGGGCCTACGATGCGTTCTCGCTGGGGCTCGGCGATCCGATCCCGTTCTCCGCCGAGCACGGCGAGGGCCTGGGCTCGTTGCAGGATGCCCTGCGCGAGGTTCTGCCCGAACCCGACGAGGAGGACGAGGACGGGGAGGGCGGCAAGGGCCTGCGCGTCGCCATCGTCGGGCGGCCGAATGCCGGCAAGTCCACCCTGATCAACCGGATGATCGGCGAGGACCGCCTGCTGGTCGGCCCCGAGGCCGGCATCACCCGCGATTCGATCTCCCTCGACTGGGAGTGGCGCGGGCGCCGGATCAAGCTGCACGACACCGCCGGCATGCGCCGCCGGGCGCGCATCGACGACAAGCTGGAGAAGCTCGCGGTCTCCGACGGCCTGCGCGCCGTGCGCTTCGCCGAGGTCGTGGTCGTGCTCCTCGATGCGACGATCCCGTTCGAGAAGCAGGATCTCACCATCGTCGATCTCGTCGAGAGCGAGGGCCGCGCCCTGGTGATCGGCCTCAACAAGTGGGATCTCGTCGCCGACCAGCCGGGCCTGCTCAAGACCCTCCGGGAAGACTGCACCCGCCTGTTGCCGCAGGTGCGCGGCGTCTCGGTGGTGCCGCTCTCGGGGCTTGCCGGCGACGGCATCGACAAGCTGATGCAGGCCGTGGTCGATGCCTCCGAGGTGTGGAGCCGGCGCGTCTCGACGGCGCGGATCAATGCGTGGCTCACCGACGCGACGCAGCGCAACCCGCCGCCCGCGGTCTCCGGCCGGCGCATCAAGATCCGCTACGCCACCCAGGTGAAGAGCCGCCCGCCGCACTTCGCCCTGTTCGGCAACCAGCTCGACGCCCTGCCGAAATCCTACACCCGCTACCTCGTCAACGGCCTGCGCGAAGCCTTCGACCTGCCCGGCGCGCCGATCCGGCTGTCCCTGCGCACGACGAAGAACCCGTTCGAGAAGGGCTGA
- a CDS encoding EcsC family protein: protein MNDLAVAGETLPVPIDPPAGRPLSEEDRAVLRRAVAVLEKPGLASRLSAAAGAPLDMIGRALPAPITETVASATEGAMRTALRVALATLPDKAVKPAGTALERIETEAGGRLSRLLGSSDTRHKALAAVTGAVGGVLGLATLAVELPVSTTLMLRSIAEIAREEGEDLSDPESALACVQVFALGGRAGAETTVADSGYFAVRAALAKTMSEAARYAAHRSLLDAGAPPLVRLTAQIAARFGLVVSQKVAAQAVPVIGALGGAAVNAAFMDHFQSMARAHFTVRRLERAYGRNAVHAAYLEEKAALGLG, encoded by the coding sequence GTGAACGACCTTGCCGTTGCCGGAGAAACCCTCCCGGTCCCGATCGACCCGCCGGCCGGACGGCCCCTGTCGGAGGAGGACCGCGCCGTCCTGCGGCGCGCGGTGGCCGTGCTGGAGAAGCCGGGGCTGGCCTCCCGGCTCTCGGCCGCGGCCGGCGCGCCCCTCGACATGATTGGCCGCGCGCTGCCGGCGCCCATCACCGAGACGGTGGCCAGCGCCACGGAGGGCGCAATGCGCACGGCCCTGCGGGTCGCGCTCGCGACCCTGCCGGACAAGGCTGTGAAACCCGCCGGCACGGCGCTGGAGCGCATCGAAACCGAGGCCGGCGGGCGCCTGAGCCGCTTGCTCGGATCGAGCGACACCCGCCACAAGGCGCTCGCCGCGGTGACCGGTGCGGTCGGCGGCGTGCTCGGCCTCGCGACGCTGGCGGTCGAGCTGCCGGTCTCGACGACGCTCATGCTGCGCTCCATCGCCGAGATCGCCCGGGAGGAGGGCGAGGATCTGAGCGATCCCGAGAGCGCACTCGCCTGCGTGCAGGTCTTCGCCCTCGGCGGACGGGCCGGCGCCGAGACGACGGTGGCCGATAGCGGCTATTTCGCGGTGCGCGCGGCCCTGGCCAAGACCATGTCGGAAGCCGCCCGCTACGCCGCCCACCGCTCGCTGCTCGATGCCGGCGCGCCGCCGCTGGTGCGGCTCACCGCGCAGATCGCCGCCCGGTTCGGCCTCGTCGTCTCGCAGAAGGTCGCGGCCCAGGCCGTGCCGGTGATCGGGGCACTCGGCGGCGCTGCCGTCAACGCCGCCTTCATGGACCACTTCCAGTCCATGGCCCGCGCCCACTTCACCGTGCGCCGGCTGGAGCGTGCCTACGGCCGGAACGCCGTGCACGCGGCCTATCTCGAGGAGAAGGCGGCGCTCGGCCTCGGCTGA
- a CDS encoding carboxylate-amine ligase — MSAHPYRFGIEEEYFLADAETRGTPRRSVKPFHQAAGERLPEIGRELLQCQVEVCTPPSTAFPAAHAALREQRQALADLGREHGLLVFAAGTHPIADWARQLPTKGDRYRGILRDVGLAGRRSLICGMHVHVEVADPDRRVALMDRLLPFQPLLFALSASSPFWQGKPTGLAAYRLSAFGELPRTGLPDLMGDAEAYTRYVRIMTNAGSIQDASFLWWSLRPSIKFPTLELRIADSCTRLADAIAVAALFRCLVRLVERRPDINAGLTGVSRAIAAENLWRAQRSGVEAELIDEASEQAFPFDAALDTLLSLIAEDAEALGCTEEVADARRILREGTSADRQIAAFEGTRGGDTSNRQALDAVVDWLAETTRAG, encoded by the coding sequence ATGAGCGCCCACCCCTACCGGTTCGGGATCGAGGAAGAGTATTTCCTTGCCGACGCCGAGACCCGCGGCACGCCGCGCCGCTCGGTCAAGCCGTTCCATCAGGCGGCCGGCGAGCGGCTGCCCGAGATCGGGCGCGAGCTGCTGCAATGTCAGGTCGAGGTCTGCACCCCGCCCTCCACGGCGTTCCCGGCCGCCCACGCCGCGCTGCGGGAGCAGCGGCAGGCCTTGGCGGATCTGGGCCGCGAGCACGGGCTCCTCGTCTTCGCCGCCGGCACACACCCCATCGCCGACTGGGCGCGGCAATTGCCGACCAAGGGCGACCGCTATCGCGGTATCCTGCGCGACGTGGGCCTCGCCGGGCGGCGCAGCCTGATCTGCGGCATGCACGTCCATGTCGAGGTCGCCGACCCCGACCGGCGCGTCGCGCTGATGGACCGGCTGCTGCCGTTCCAGCCGCTGCTGTTCGCCCTCTCCGCCTCCTCGCCGTTCTGGCAGGGCAAGCCGACGGGGCTCGCCGCCTACCGCCTCAGCGCCTTCGGCGAACTGCCGCGCACCGGCCTGCCCGACCTGATGGGCGATGCGGAGGCTTACACGCGCTACGTGCGCATCATGACCAATGCCGGCTCGATCCAGGATGCGAGCTTCCTGTGGTGGTCCCTGCGCCCCTCGATCAAGTTCCCGACGCTCGAACTGCGCATCGCCGATTCCTGCACCCGGCTCGCCGACGCCATTGCGGTGGCGGCCCTGTTCCGCTGCCTCGTGCGGCTGGTGGAGCGCCGGCCCGACATCAATGCCGGGCTCACCGGCGTCTCGCGGGCGATCGCGGCGGAGAACCTGTGGCGGGCCCAGCGCAGCGGGGTCGAGGCCGAGCTGATCGACGAGGCATCCGAGCAGGCCTTCCCCTTCGACGCCGCCCTCGACACGCTGCTCTCGCTGATCGCGGAGGATGCCGAGGCCCTGGGCTGCACCGAAGAGGTGGCCGACGCCCGCCGCATCCTGCGCGAAGGCACCAGTGCCGACCGGCAGATCGCCGCGTTCGAGGGCACCCGCGGCGGCGACACCAGCAACCGCCAAGCCCTCGACGCGGTGGTGGACTGGCTCGCCGAGACCACGCGGGCGGGGTGA